A part of Carettochelys insculpta isolate YL-2023 chromosome 1, ASM3395843v1, whole genome shotgun sequence genomic DNA contains:
- the LOC142007667 gene encoding LOW QUALITY PROTEIN: olfactory receptor 52D1-like (The sequence of the model RefSeq protein was modified relative to this genomic sequence to represent the inferred CDS: deleted 2 bases in 1 codon) — translation MGTRWTQDSNTSRTKAKYRGILTISEPDQCIDHLMATFNLTLSEPPTFTLAGIPGLEAAHAWISIPFCMFYIIALLGNFMVLFVVGKEQTLHKPMYLLLCMLALTDMGISTSVVPKALCIFWFNLRDITEGGCLTQMFFLHAVSVMHSAVLVTMAFDRYVAICNPLRYATILSNARIAQLGLVGLVRAVLSMLPLPLLLSRLPFCANRIIPHTYCEHMAVAKTSCGDITVSRMYGLVMAFVIIGLDVTLVSLSYCLIFRAVLRISSKKAHPKALDTCTAHICVMTTSCVLFLFSSLTHRFGHGIAPHAHIILADLFFLIPPMLNPIIYGVKTKELRVKVSKYTCRRWSPEGCSLTCLDMGFSTVPMVVSTCGALHNLVESKHEILVVHCVAEAVPQYNHLGAVPCHQVHRNGVHVREALQEAFPQRPP, via the exons ATGGGCACAAGA TGGACACAGGATTCCAACACCAGTCGCACCAAGGCCAAATATAGAG GCATATTGACCATTTCTGAGCCGGATCAATGCATCGACCATCTTATGGCTACTTTCAATCTCACCTTGTCTGAGCCTCCAACATTCACCCTAgcaggcatccctggcctggaagctgcccacgcctggatttccatccctttctgtATGTTCTACATTATTGCTCTGTTGGGAAATTTCATGGTTCTGTTTGTTGTAGGCAaagagcagaccctgcacaagccaatgtacctgctgctctgcatgctggcgcTCACGGACATGGGTATATCCACCTCTGTTGTGCCAAAGGCgctgtgtatattttggttcaatttgAGAGACATTACTgagggtggctgcctcacccagatgttcttccttcACGCGGTTTCTGTGATGCACTCAGCTGTCCTTGTGACAATGGCCTTCGACCGCTATGTTGCCATATGTAACCCCCTGAGATACGCCACCATCCTCTCCAATGCCCGGATAGCTCAGCTAGGACTCGTTGGCTTGGTAAGAGCTGTTCTCTCcatgctgcctctgcccctgctcctgagcaggcTGCCCTTCTGTGCGAATCGGATCATCCCCCACACGTACTGTGAGCACATGGCCGTGGCAAAGACATCCTGCGGGGACATCACCGTGAGCAGGATGTATGGTTTGGTGATGGCGTTCGTGATCATCGGGTTAGACGTGACTCTCGTTTCCCTGTCCTATTGTCTTATcttcagggctgtccttagaATCTCCTCCAAGAAGGCCCATCCGAAAGCTCTCGACACTTGCACTGCCCACATCTGTGTGATGACGACCTCTTGtgttcttttcctcttctccagtCTCACACACCGGTTTGGTCATGGCATCGCTCCCCACGCTCATATCATATTGGCCGACCTCTTCTTCCTCATTCCCCCCATGCTCAACCCCATCATTTATGgggtcaaaaccaaagagcttcgtgTCAAAGTGAGCAAATACACATGCAGAAGGTGGTCACCAGAGGG GTGCTCGCTCACATGCCTGGACATGGGCTTCTCCACTGTGCCCATGGTGGTGAGTACATGTGGtgctctccacaaccttgtggagagcaagcacgaGATCCTCGTGGTGCACTGTGTGGCTGAGGCCGTGCCACAGTATAATCACCTGGGTGCAGTCCCGTGTCACCAGGTGCACCGCAATGGGGTGCATGtgcgggaggccctccaggaggcttTCCCTCAGAGGCCACCTTGA